The following are encoded together in the Plasmodium brasilianum strain Bolivian I chromosome 10, whole genome shotgun sequence genome:
- a CDS encoding hypothetical protein (conserved Plasmodium protein): MSESKNIINIIENEINIYNEVEARFDILSSLPKNFNYNFKELVHLICKVKNVRKHGKLLFFCDTILKDNEKECKNIVFYKHQILNYNSKDDTSKNEDSYIYSGHNKYGSGFYFIKNTFNENAHTRDSNIQLVISKDFYIDEEKFVLYQSYLLNNGHKEYKAENEEMLVKNSLFHSIHLCNQSYSILKELRENAQISTSRQDNINDDKNNISLILINEYIKHEIISKVIKTDSWIYIIGLPARTNTNEKSILVFSSYLLKVNYEYFNISELLKLFENSYFSTLTVCRSLQVKEDYIHNIYYDEERKKKYILNIVYKNKDYKSICNQKMNNFEIFIIKIIDIIPKVFTIHPSEFKCNMNDIQSSKNLLKYFNIDIFNDHLPNDNKKEEIIIEGQKKNKKKKKKKKKKDIMSYMNNKKVPQIHWMINHIKNLFKEIKKGNLNDPIFCHEDIILWSRHLVNKYIESNSIFFENYLEFLKLFIEKNDKLVNEKNIRKVENNIEVCTKKNVHIFENSSWSNIEFYNIRDLYLDNTTDTQIKENPNCKRSDEENINSNYFTSDICRVNYDEREYNNLEKEQNNNTYVLDEINYNFRQNNLTYDYCVLDVGGGKGDLGIYISLVFKNVLVIILDINVNSLFSCFIKVYTNKIKNVVIMHESILYFDFKKYKIDLIVGLHCCGGLTDYTLKKCINEKIPFLICSCCYTKYSELRKYIFDFKNNIIMNEVNNYIYNKNYYSCMNYITGDHVEDMCAPKYKSYTTTDMENSYRGITNFDTNNITDHTRNNYTDYPFSCSKERDHANLKGNSSTKGTYNCYHDNKLQYNPDINEDDNISEFNNYKKKYDKYGKKIMRRTIPNIYSFVNLLSKLCESENPTISFKCMHFYNNLRFKILQILFNATINLEEKLSLNLSLHSFPISFSPKNIVLKGTLLKLYKLMDMDTIAYADNKPTRYMGICDIITSSSRLPYSENNHPPNTNISGDILRGLKNIPPPTVELKEKTLIDPDIICERDYNLPCPDDYNYIGDIHEPDDEICAPSSTYDGPCIGEELNVKHMSAKTKESWSKKCQAFWPCRKCVRNFTSFCPEKWNKIEGTIRSCKPSMLYTGPCNFQMNFSGYNIRMLEEWSLKCDAWWMCDHVNLLGDCPDSDVPITAAATRYFFGFL, translated from the exons ATGAGTGAAagtaagaatataataaatattatagagAACGAAATAAACATTTACAATGAGGTAGAAGCACGTTTTGATATATTAAGCAGTTTACCCAAAAactttaattataattttaaagagttagttcatttaatttgtaaGGTTAAAAATGTGAGAAAACATGGGAAgttattgtttttttgtgACACTATTTTGaaagataatgaaaaagaatgtaaaaatatcgttttttataaacatcaAATTCTGAATTATAATAGTAAGGATGATACATCTAAAAATGAAgacagttatatatatagtggccataataaatatggaaGTGGCTTTTacttcataaaaaatacttttaatgaaaatgcCCACACAAGAGATAGTAACATCCAGTTAGTAATTAGTAAAGACTTTTACATTGATGAAGAAAAGTTTGTTTTATACCAGTCATATTTGTTAAACAATGGACATAAGGAGTATAAAGCAGAAAACGAGGAAATGTTAGTTAAGAATTCTCTGTTTCATTCCATTCATTTATGTAATCAATCTTATAGTATCTTGAAGGAGCTTCGTGAAAACGCTCAAATATCTACCAGTAGAcaagataatataaatgacgataaaaataatatttcattaatattaataaatgaatatataaagcaTGAAATTATAAGTAAAGTTATTAAAACAGATTCGTGGATATACATTATAGGTCTTCCTGCACGAACAAATACCAATGAGAAATCCATATTAgtattttcttcttatttattaaaa gtAAACTACGAATACTTTAATATTAGCGAACTTttgaaattatttgaaaatagtTACTTTTCTACACTAACAGTATGTAGAAGTTTACAGGTAAAGGAAGATTacattcataatatttattatgacgaagagagaaaaaaaaaatacatattaaatatagtgtataaaaataaagattacAAGAGCATATGTAATCAGAAGatgaataattttgaaatttttataattaaaattattgatATTATACCTAAAGTGTTTACAATACACCCTAGTGAATTTAAATGTAACATGAATGATATACAGAGCAGCaaaaatttacttaaatattttaacattgatatatttaatgatcATTTAccaaatgataataaaaaagaagaaattattatagaaggacaaaagaaaaacaaaaaaaaaaaaaagaaaaagaaaaagaaagatataATGTcctatatgaataataaaaaagttccACAAATACACTGGATGATTAatcacataaaaaatttatttaaagaaataaaaaaaggaaatttaaATGATCCAATATTTTGTCATGAAGACATTATTTTATGGTCCCGTCATTTggttaacaaatatattgaGAGCAATAGTatcttttttgaaaattatttagaatttctaaaattatttattgaaaaaaatgataaattagttaatgagaaaaatataagaaaggTAGAAAATAACATTGAAGTATGTACCAAAAagaatgtacatatttttgaaaactCCAGTTGGTCTAATATAGAATTTTACAATATCAGAGATTTGTATTTAGATAATACTACTGATACACAAATTAAAGAGAATCCGAATTGTAAAAGATCGGATGAGGAGAATATAAAtagtaattattttactaGTGACATCTGTAGAGTTAACTATGACGAGAGAGAATATAATAACCTTGAAAAGGAGCAAAATAATAACACATATGTATtagatgaaataaattacaattttaGACAAAATAATTTGACATATGATTACTGCGTTTTAGATGTAGGTGGAGGGAAAGGTGATTTGGGTATTTACATTTCCttagtttttaaaaatgttttagtaataatattagataTCAATGTGAATTCTCTTTTTAGTTGTTTTATTAAAGTTTATACGAACAAAATTAAGAATGTTGTCATTATGCATGAatcaatattatattttgattttaaaaaatataaaattgatTTAATTGTTGGTTTACACTGCTGTGGAGGATTGACTGATTACaccttaaaaaaatgtatcaaTGAAAAAATTCCCTTTCTCATATGTTCTTGCtgttatacaaaatatagtgagttaagaaaatatatatttgattttaaaaataatataataatgaatgaagttaataattatatttacaataaaaattactacTCATGTATGAACTATATCACTGGTGATCATGTGGAAGATATGTGTGCaccaaaatataaaagttataCAACTACGGACATGGAAAATTCATATAGGGGCATTACTAATTTtgatacaaataatattactgATCATACCAGGAATAATTATACTGATTATCCTTTTAGTTGCTCGAAGGAAAGAGATCATGCAaatttaaaaggaaatagTTCTACTAAAGGTACTTATAATTGCTATCATGATAATAAATTACAGTATAACCCTGACATCAATGAAGATGACAATATCAGtgaatttaataattataagaaaaagtatgataagtatgggaaaaaaattatgaggAGGACCATACCAAATATATACTCCTTTGTAAATTTATTGTCAAAGTTATGTGAAAGCGAAAATCCAACAATATCTTTTAAATGtatgcatttttataataatttaagatttaaaattttacaaatattgtTTAATGCTACAATAAATTTAGAAGAAAAGCTAAGCTTAAATTTATCCTTACATTCATTCccaatttctttttcaccAAAAAATATTGTCTTAAAAg GAACGTTATTAAAATTGTACAAACTTATGGATATGGACACAATTGCATATGCAGACAACAAACCTACAAGATATATGGGAATCt GTGATATTATTACAAGCTCTTCAAGATTACCGTACTCAGAAAATAACCATCCTCCCAACACAAACATTTCCGGAGAT ATATTAAGGGGACTAAAAAACATTCCGCCTCCAACTGTTGAAT taaaagaaaaaacattaattGATCCTGATATTATTTGTGAAAGGGATTACAACTTACCTTGTCCAGat GACTATAATTATATAGGGGATATTCATGAACCAGACGATGAAATATGTGCACCATCATCAACATATGatg GCCCATGTATAGGTGAAGAGTTAAATGTAAAACACATGTCtgcaaaaacaaaagaaagtTGGTCCAAAAAATGCCAAGCATTTTGGCCTTGCCGAAAATGTGTCAGAAATTTTACGTCATTTTGTCCAG aaaaatggaataagATAGAGGGTACAATAAGATCTTGTAAACCATCGATGTTGTACACTGGCCCTTGTAATTTTCAAATGAACTTTTCTGGGTATAATATTAGAATGTTAGAAGAATGGAGTTTAAAATGTGATGCTTGGTG GATGTGCGATCATGTAAATTTATTGGGTGACTGTCCTGACAGCGATGTACCTATTACAGCAGCTGCTACGAg GTACTTTTTTGGTTTTCTGTAA
- a CDS encoding XAP-5 DNA binding protein, producing MKVMNMNFRKPDNTADLIDSIINSENGKVQKYVLERKRKEKEFLEQKENIKKKSLMAPKLNQMFVKNKNEDDKLISETVGLRTVHEYKKIKDEIYSNKKDTTSNENIKRDIYSKHKHFKLSFFSDDEEEDAALDEDANSKVDGEIDEKTSQGEKLKEQEEEEEQNNQPTFNELNGTSNDEENGKNDCDKNLQKDNTEKNDKAKNETVTYSNKTQTKYEKKNNFKKIMKDPTINTSFLKDKERDEKIELKKKELRELYFKLENEQKEKVIEITYSYYDGSGHRRKISVKQKTTIGQFINKCVDNLKNEFIHLRSASCETLIFVKEDIILPNYLTFYELIKNKAQGKTGPLFSFDAVENLSGITDIRKEKTDVSKKK from the coding sequence atgaaagtTATGAATATGAATTTTAGAAAACCCGATAATACCGCTGATTTAATTGATAGTATTATAAATAGCGAAAATGGAAAAGTTCAAAAATACGTtttagaaagaaaaagaaaagaaaaggaatttCTGGAGCAGaaggaaaacataaaaaagaaatcatTAATGGCTCCAAAACTAAATCAGAtgtttgttaaaaataaaaatgaagatgaTAAATTAATTAGTGAAACTGTTGGTCTTAGGACCGTTCAcgagtataaaaaaataaaggatgaaatttatagtaataaaaaggatACCACTTCGAATGAAAACATCAAGAGGGATATATATAGCAAacataaacattttaaattatcctTCTTCTCTGATGATGAGGAAGAAGATGCAGCATTAGACGAAGATGCCAATTCAAAGGTGGATGGAGAGATAGACGAAAAAACATCTCAAGGAGAAAAGTTGAAAGAacaagaagaagaagaagaacaAAACAACCAACCAACTTTCAATGAGTTAAATGGCACCTCTAACGATGAGGAAAACGGCAAAAATGACTgtgataaaaatttacaaaaagataatacagaaaaaaatgataaagcAAAAAACGAGACAGTAACATATAGTAACAAAACGCaaacaaaatatgaaaagaaaaacaacttcaaaaaaattatgaaagaTCCAACTATAAATACAtcctttttaaaagataaagaacgagatgaaaaaatagaattaaaaaaaaaagagttaagagaattatattttaaattagaaaacgaacaaaaagaaaaagttatAGAAATAACTTATTCCTACTATGATGGTTCTGGCCATAGAAGAAAAATTTCagttaaacaaaaaacaacTATAGGACAGTTTATAAACAAATGTgttgataatttaaaaaatgagttTATTCATTTAAGGTCTGCATCTTGTGaaacattaatttttgtaaaagaGGATATTATTCTTCCaaattatttaacattttatgaattaattaaaaataaagctcAAGGAAAAACAGGAccattattttcttttgacGCAGTGGAAAATTTATCAGGAATTACGGatataagaaaagaaaagacagatgtaagtaaaaaaaaataa
- a CDS encoding hypothetical protein (conserved Plasmodium protein) produces MSIWYAFFSYAIISCLPVFVSSSFNFCNYGEYFKNNKCYVCEEDSYSSHRNSESCFSCPPSSFNKKRTSKFIYDCTCDNNYYLDYVGNRCDLCSYINNHFYCKKNLNELHVDNLESFFKHKNEISFKNFDRCSVKQKKKNIYPFMNNMYIYCKRPYVCLDTCGKCAEKNEGFICNNCIKNYYKNIYVKYAKCKKCYHIIFIIFITMIYCILSLIFFMVLFKCINISLYFYHFDIYEKGTIYFLHYFREFMFYLSLILLLSFSNDLTENERENYTLYEKENKGGLYLHKGNLKAHYFLNIYLHNAFYDLIKIVHLNFLHFIKLDCFHFYSNRSKIYMLQILVFVWIVFLFTCFTLVFNFIFLYLRKGAKNMILEERGNKSESLNNNKIKRIKNFYAKYVRIKKDGSTTENRENMDNSLTVNFYFYYYLKNKMNVNLFHFDEGTTDFSKRHIDEVFLKNYEVVTMKPRRAISKKDIGYIYHSCVLISPFIAETIIQLLFITKNINHIIRLRTNNPHVKIYNFLFENGYIEIQKTAIDRFITKAICIYKQVFKGNYFLFRSEMISVFTDIVRNLRCFKDVYIRECIANRIREKYKINEVDKNKMIYDENYEQKHINTFLYKLRRLDKNVDRKNQEFFQLFPNIGHVVLKKVNGGRKKKKRRNA; encoded by the exons ATGAGTATATGGTATGCATTTTTCTCTTATGCTATAATAAGCTGTTTGCCAGTATTTGTGTCaagttcatttaatttttgcaattatggtgaatattttaagaataataaatgttatgTATGTGAAGAAGACAGCTATTCAAGTCATAGGAATTCGGAGAGTTGTTTTAGTTGTCCCCCGTCtagttttaataaaaaaagaacatccaaatttatttatgacTGCACATGTGATAATAATTACTATTTAGATTACGTAGGTAATAGGTGCGACTTGTGCTCTTATATAAACAACCATTTCTATTGTAAAAAGAACTTAAATGAATTGCATGTAGATAATTTagaatcattttttaaacataaaaatgaaatatcctttaaaaattttgatagATGTTCtgtaaaacaaaagaaaaagaacatTTACCCATTTATGAataacatgtatatttattgcaAAAGACCCTATGTTTGTTTAGATACTTGTGGAAAATGTGCAGAAAAGAATGAAggttttatatgtaataattgtataaaaaattattacaaaaatatatatgtaaaatatgcTAAATGTAAGAAATGttatcatattatatttattatattcattactATGATTTATTGTATCctatctttaatttttttcatggtGTTATttaaatgcataaatattaGTCTTTACTTTTATCATTTTGACATTTATGAAAAGggaacaatatattttttgcattattttcgtgaatttatgttttatttatctcTCATTTTGTTGCTAAGTTTTTCAAATGATTTAACAGAAAATGAGAGGGAGAATTATACTTTATACGAAAAAGAGAACAAAGGGGGATTATACCTACATAAGGGGAACTTAAAAgctcattattttttgaatatttatttgcataatgctttttatgatttaattaaaatcgttcatttaaatttcttacactttattaaattagactgttttcatttttatagtaatcgttccaaaatatacatgttaCAAATACTTGTTTTCGTGTGGATAGTATTTTTGTTTACTTGTTTTACCCTAgtgtttaattttatatttttgtacttGAGAAAAGGagcaaaaaatatgatattagAGGAAAGGGGAAATAAAAGTGAATccttaaataataacaaaataaagagaatcaaaaa cTTTTATGCAAAATATGTGAGGATAAAAAAAGACGGTTCTACTACAgaaaatagagaaaatatGGATAATTCATTAACCGttaatttctatttttattattatttgaaaaataaaatgaacgtAAATTTGTTCCATTTTGATGAGGGTACGACAGATTTTTCGAAAAGGCACATCGATGAGgtctttttgaaaaattacgAAGTTGTAACAATG AAACCTCGTAGAGCTATATCAAAGAAGGACATAGGCTACATCTATCATTCGTGTGTTTTAATATCCCCATTCATTGCAGAAACGATTATTcagttattatttattacgaaaaatataaatcatatAATTCGTTTAAGAACAAATAATCCCCACGTCAAAATATACAACTTTTTATTTGAGAATG gtTATATTGAAATTCAGAAAACAGCGATTGATAGGTTCATAACAAAAGCGATATGTATTTACAAACAAGTCTTCAAAGgaaattatttcttatttagATCAGAAATGATATCTGTGTTCACAGACATTGTTAGAAATCTTAGATGCTTTAAAGAT GTTTACATCAGAGAATGCATTGCTAACCGAAttagagaaaaatataaaataaatgaagttgataaaaacaaaatgatatatgatgaaaattATGAGCAAAAACATATTAACACGTTTTTGTACAAGCTCAGACGTTTAGATAAAAATGTGGACAGAAAAAATCAGGAATTTTTTCAACTATTCCCAA ATATTGGTCATGTTGTACTTAAAAAAGTGAAcggaggaagaaaaaaaaaaaagaggagaaatgcataa